In a single window of the Methylococcus sp. Mc7 genome:
- a CDS encoding D-amino acid aminotransferase gives MNGPLVYLNGEFLPLDQARVSVLDRGFLFGDGVYEVIPVYGGRPLRLGEHLRRLDDSLRGIRMTSPLSRAEWAEIVGRLIDGVNDQSVYLQVTRGAGPGRDHSIPVGVWPTVFAMSSPIAQVPAAGARAITLDDIRWRWCNIKAITLLPNVLLRQEAVDKGCAEAVLVRDGHVTEGTASNVFAVIDGVIVTPPKGPELLPGITRDLVLELAQADGLRARERRIGLEEFRGADEIWITSSTREVLPVIELDGRPVGRGTPGRVWERVSVLYQDFKRGLKIGVTA, from the coding sequence ATGAACGGTCCTTTGGTTTATCTCAACGGCGAGTTTCTGCCGCTGGATCAGGCCCGCGTGTCCGTCCTGGACCGGGGATTCCTGTTCGGCGACGGGGTCTACGAGGTCATCCCGGTCTACGGCGGGCGGCCGCTGCGGCTGGGAGAGCATCTCCGGCGGCTGGATGACAGCCTGCGGGGTATCCGCATGACTTCGCCCCTGAGCCGGGCCGAGTGGGCGGAAATCGTCGGCCGCCTGATCGACGGGGTGAACGATCAGTCGGTTTATCTGCAGGTGACGCGCGGCGCGGGTCCCGGGCGCGACCATTCGATTCCGGTTGGAGTATGGCCGACCGTCTTCGCCATGTCGTCGCCGATCGCTCAGGTCCCGGCGGCCGGCGCGCGCGCGATCACGCTGGACGACATCCGCTGGCGCTGGTGCAACATCAAGGCCATCACGCTGTTGCCCAACGTGCTGCTGCGGCAGGAGGCGGTCGACAAGGGCTGCGCCGAGGCCGTGCTGGTCCGCGACGGCCATGTCACGGAAGGAACGGCCAGCAACGTGTTCGCGGTGATCGACGGCGTGATCGTCACCCCGCCCAAGGGGCCCGAGCTGCTTCCAGGCATCACCCGCGACCTGGTGCTGGAACTGGCTCAGGCCGACGGTCTGCGGGCGCGGGAACGGCGGATCGGGCTGGAGGAGTTCCGCGGGGCCGACGAAATCTGGATCACGAGTTCGACGCGGGAAGTGCTGCCGGTGATCGAGCTGGACGGCCGGCCGGTCGGCCGGGGAACCCCTGGGCGCGTCTGGGAGCGGGTCAGCGTGCTGTACCAGGATTTCAAGCGCGGGCTCAAGATCGGCGTCACGGCATGA
- the mrdA gene encoding penicillin-binding protein 2 — MNIRAARRLQNDVRVFQARIAFSVVLLLLAVAALVARLVYLQVVGHEHYATLSQDNRVKIAPLPPTRGIVYDRNGEVLADNVPSYSLELVPERIDDLDATLAELQTLLGLSDEDVRRFRKLKGQHKSFESIPLKMRLDEEQIARFAVKQPFFPGVQIAVRMIRTYPYGELTAHAVGYVSRISEADLKTLDPSLYSGTYHIGKSGIEKAYETLLHGRTGHQELETNVQGRSIGVLNTVPPVPGADLRLSLDITLQRAAIDALGGYNGAVVAIEPATGRVLAFVSKPSFDPNPFVYGIPKADYDRLQASPDRPLYNRALRGVYPPGSTVKPFEGLAGLEVGDIPADRRVSCPGYFQLPNSSHQYRDWRKGGHGAVDLKSAITQSCDVYFYKLALSLGIDKLSEFMGRFGFGKRTGIDIPGELPGIYPSKEWKKKRSKYPWFPGETVITGIGQGYVGVTPVQLARATAVLANRGRVVVPRLLDAVQGGDGAALPEAGREHLAIAPEHWDTVIQAMIDVVHSARGTAKSIAGGLSYHVAGKTGTAQVFSVGQGQKYRESEVKKEMRDHALFIAFAPAERPRIAVAVIAEHGGHGGSVAAPVARAVMERYLNGSAP, encoded by the coding sequence ATGAACATCCGTGCAGCCCGAAGACTCCAGAACGACGTCCGGGTGTTCCAGGCCCGCATCGCCTTCAGCGTGGTCCTGCTCCTGCTGGCGGTGGCGGCGCTGGTGGCGCGTCTGGTTTATTTGCAGGTCGTCGGCCATGAGCATTATGCGACCCTGTCGCAGGACAACCGCGTCAAGATCGCGCCGCTGCCGCCCACGCGGGGCATCGTCTACGACCGCAACGGCGAGGTGCTGGCCGACAACGTGCCTTCGTACAGTCTGGAACTGGTCCCGGAGCGCATCGACGACCTGGATGCCACCCTTGCGGAACTCCAGACCCTGCTCGGGCTGAGCGACGAGGACGTCCGCCGTTTCCGCAAGCTCAAGGGCCAGCACAAGAGCTTCGAGAGCATCCCGCTCAAGATGCGGCTGGACGAAGAGCAGATCGCGCGCTTCGCGGTCAAGCAGCCGTTTTTCCCCGGTGTCCAGATCGCCGTGCGCATGATCCGCACCTACCCTTACGGCGAACTCACCGCCCACGCCGTGGGCTATGTCAGCCGCATCAGCGAGGCCGACCTGAAGACGCTCGATCCTTCGCTCTACAGCGGCACCTACCACATCGGCAAGAGCGGGATCGAAAAGGCCTATGAGACGCTGCTCCACGGCAGGACCGGCCACCAGGAATTGGAAACCAACGTGCAGGGGCGCTCGATCGGCGTTCTCAACACGGTGCCGCCCGTGCCGGGGGCCGATCTGCGCCTTTCGCTGGACATCACCCTGCAGCGCGCGGCGATCGACGCCCTGGGCGGATACAACGGCGCAGTGGTGGCCATCGAGCCCGCGACCGGCCGGGTGCTGGCCTTCGTCAGCAAGCCGAGCTTCGATCCCAACCCCTTCGTCTACGGCATTCCGAAAGCGGACTACGACCGGCTGCAAGCCTCGCCGGACCGTCCTCTGTACAATCGGGCCCTGCGTGGGGTCTATCCGCCGGGGTCGACGGTGAAGCCGTTCGAAGGGCTGGCGGGGCTCGAAGTCGGGGACATCCCCGCCGACCGCAGGGTGTCCTGCCCCGGCTATTTCCAGTTGCCCAACTCGTCCCATCAGTACCGTGACTGGCGCAAGGGCGGCCACGGCGCGGTCGATTTGAAATCGGCGATCACCCAGTCCTGCGACGTGTACTTCTACAAGCTGGCGCTGAGCCTGGGGATAGACAAGCTGAGCGAGTTCATGGGGCGGTTCGGCTTCGGCAAGCGCACCGGGATCGACATTCCGGGCGAGCTGCCGGGGATCTATCCCTCCAAGGAGTGGAAGAAGAAGCGCAGCAAATACCCCTGGTTTCCGGGAGAGACGGTCATCACCGGCATCGGCCAGGGCTACGTGGGGGTGACGCCGGTGCAATTGGCGCGGGCCACCGCCGTCCTGGCCAACCGGGGCCGCGTGGTGGTTCCGCGGCTCCTGGATGCGGTCCAGGGAGGGGATGGCGCGGCGCTGCCCGAGGCCGGTAGGGAACATCTGGCCATCGCGCCGGAGCACTGGGACACCGTGATCCAGGCGATGATCGATGTCGTGCATAGCGCCCGCGGTACCGCGAAGAGCATCGCCGGCGGCCTTTCCTACCATGTCGCCGGCAAGACCGGGACGGCGCAGGTGTTTTCCGTCGGCCAGGGGCAGAAATACCGGGAATCGGAGGTCAAGAAGGAGATGCGAGACCATGCCTTGTTCATCGCCTTCGCGCCGGCCGAGCGGCCCCGCATCGCCGTGGCCGTGATCGCCGAGCACGGCGGGCACGGCGGCTCCGTCGCCGCGCCGGTCGCCAGGGCGGTGATGGAACGCTATCTGAACGGGAGTGCGCCATGA
- the mgtE gene encoding magnesium transporter translates to MSDSIIETSDERLRRLVREVLELLEKQKLEETILQHQPMSRHELIESLMHKQHQVALKQKLDSLHAADIAYVLESLPQAQRLAIWALVDPEMDGEILLHVSDAVRESLISDMDRDELLHATEQLDTDEIADLAPDLPEEVMQELLKSLNDQTRAQLESVLSYEEDTVAAIMDFGMVAIREDTTLGVVVRYLRQRGDLPENTDKLFVVDKQGVLRGVLSLKRLLLRSPDARVGDVMSREVVMFHLDDDASVAARAFERYGLLSVPVVDDQQRLVGRVSIDAIVDYIRQESDEEALAQAGLLQEEDLFAGIWKSVRNRWVWLGINLLTAFASTRVIGLFDDTISRVVALASLMPIVAGIGGNTGTQTSTLIVRSLALGLVDSSNVRRLVLKEIAIGLINGIVWGGVIGVLTYALYRDPELASVMAAAMTLNLLVAAVTGLFIPLIRARLDLDPAIGTSVLLTAITDGMGFFIFLGLATLFLLN, encoded by the coding sequence ATGTCCGATTCCATCATCGAAACCAGCGACGAAAGACTGCGCCGGCTCGTGCGCGAAGTGCTGGAGCTGCTGGAAAAACAGAAGCTGGAGGAGACGATACTTCAGCATCAGCCGATGTCCCGGCACGAGCTGATCGAGAGCCTGATGCACAAGCAGCATCAGGTCGCGCTCAAGCAAAAGCTCGATTCGCTCCATGCCGCCGACATCGCCTACGTGCTGGAGTCGCTGCCGCAGGCGCAGCGTCTGGCCATTTGGGCACTGGTGGACCCCGAGATGGACGGCGAAATCCTGCTGCATGTCTCGGATGCGGTGCGCGAATCGCTGATTTCCGACATGGACCGGGACGAACTGCTCCATGCCACCGAGCAGCTCGACACCGACGAGATCGCGGACCTGGCGCCCGACCTCCCCGAGGAGGTCATGCAGGAGCTGCTGAAGTCGCTCAACGACCAGACCCGCGCCCAACTCGAATCGGTCTTGTCCTACGAGGAGGATACCGTCGCCGCGATCATGGATTTCGGCATGGTGGCGATCCGGGAGGACACGACGCTGGGGGTCGTAGTGCGCTACCTGCGCCAGCGCGGCGATCTGCCCGAGAACACCGACAAGCTGTTCGTGGTAGACAAGCAAGGGGTGCTGCGGGGCGTGCTCTCGCTCAAGCGCCTCCTGCTGCGGAGTCCGGACGCGCGGGTGGGGGACGTCATGTCCAGGGAGGTCGTCATGTTCCATCTGGATGACGACGCCTCCGTCGCCGCCCGTGCCTTCGAGCGCTACGGCCTGCTTTCGGTGCCCGTGGTGGACGACCAGCAGCGCCTTGTGGGCCGCGTCAGCATCGACGCCATCGTCGACTACATCCGCCAGGAGTCCGACGAGGAAGCGCTGGCGCAGGCCGGCCTGCTCCAGGAGGAAGACCTGTTCGCAGGCATCTGGAAGAGCGTCAGGAACCGCTGGGTGTGGCTGGGCATCAACCTGCTGACGGCCTTCGCCAGCACCCGCGTCATCGGCCTGTTCGACGACACCATCAGCCGGGTGGTCGCGCTGGCCTCGCTCATGCCCATCGTCGCCGGCATCGGCGGCAATACCGGCACCCAGACCAGCACCCTCATCGTCCGCTCGCTGGCGCTGGGGCTGGTCGATTCGTCCAACGTGCGGCGCCTGGTGCTCAAGGAGATCGCCATCGGTCTGATCAACGGGATCGTCTGGGGCGGCGTCATCGGCGTCCTGACCTACGCGCTGTACCGCGATCCGGAACTGGCTTCCGTGATGGCGGCGGCCATGACGCTGAATTTGCTGGTGGCCGCCGTGACGGGGCTGTTCATCCCGCTGATCCGGGCCCGGCTGGATCTGGACCCCGCCATCGGCACCAGCGTGCTGCTCACGGCGATCACCGACGGCATGGGCTTCTTCATCTTCCTGGGGCTGGCCACCCTGTTTCTGCTGAATTGA
- a CDS encoding YbeD family protein: MSLDTLLEFPCEFPIKVFGSAEGDFAALVEAAVRLAAPELEELSVGVRASGGGRFVAVTVTIVASSQAQIEAIYQRIGTLPGVLMVL, translated from the coding sequence ATGAGTCTGGACACCCTGCTCGAGTTCCCGTGCGAGTTTCCGATCAAGGTTTTCGGTTCGGCGGAAGGCGATTTCGCCGCTTTGGTCGAAGCCGCGGTGCGTCTGGCCGCGCCGGAGCTGGAAGAACTCAGCGTAGGCGTCCGGGCCAGCGGCGGCGGGCGGTTCGTGGCGGTGACGGTGACGATCGTCGCCTCGAGCCAGGCCCAGATCGAAGCGATCTATCAGCGCATCGGCACGCTGCCCGGCGTGCTCATGGTTCTTTAA
- the mltB gene encoding lytic murein transglycosylase B, producing MRLRYALFLSSMLAGGAGAEGIAQRPEVVAFIQDMKVRHRFDPAMLERLFAGVEIQEGILAAMARPAEAKPWYQYRKLFVTEARILGGVEFWRQHAETLSQVQRRYGVPAETIVAIVGVETLYGRNTGGFRVIDALATLAFAYPRRADFFRSELEQFLLLCREEGLDAAALKGSYAGAMGWPQFMPSSFRNYATDLDGDGRRDIWSNPADAIGSIGNYFARFGWRTGEEVAVRATAREGDYAPYLGKDLKPASTLAELRRLGIEPELPLPDASPVKLLRFELEAGPEYWLGLENFFVISRYNHSALYSMAVYQLGRAIATRKGG from the coding sequence ATGAGACTTCGGTACGCCCTGTTCCTTTCCTCCATGCTGGCCGGCGGGGCCGGGGCGGAAGGTATCGCCCAGCGGCCCGAGGTCGTCGCTTTCATCCAGGACATGAAGGTGCGCCACCGGTTCGATCCCGCCATGCTGGAGCGGCTGTTCGCCGGCGTCGAGATACAGGAAGGCATTCTGGCGGCGATGGCCCGTCCCGCCGAGGCCAAGCCCTGGTACCAGTACCGCAAGCTTTTCGTCACCGAGGCCCGGATCCTGGGCGGAGTGGAGTTCTGGCGCCAGCACGCCGAGACCCTGAGCCAGGTGCAGCGGCGCTACGGCGTGCCCGCCGAGACGATCGTGGCGATAGTCGGGGTCGAAACCCTCTACGGGCGTAACACCGGCGGCTTCCGGGTGATCGATGCGCTGGCCACCCTGGCCTTCGCCTATCCGCGGCGGGCCGACTTTTTCCGCTCCGAGCTCGAACAGTTTCTGCTCCTGTGCCGCGAGGAAGGCTTGGATGCCGCCGCGCTCAAGGGTTCGTATGCCGGCGCGATGGGCTGGCCACAGTTCATGCCCAGCAGTTTCCGCAACTACGCCACCGACCTCGACGGCGACGGCCGGCGCGACATCTGGTCGAATCCGGCCGACGCCATCGGCAGCATCGGCAATTATTTCGCCCGTTTCGGCTGGCGCACCGGGGAGGAAGTCGCGGTCCGGGCCACGGCACGCGAGGGCGACTACGCCCCCTATCTCGGCAAGGATCTCAAGCCCGCCAGCACCCTGGCGGAATTGCGCCGCCTCGGTATCGAGCCCGAGCTTCCCCTGCCGGACGCCTCCCCCGTCAAGCTGTTGCGGTTCGAGCTCGAGGCCGGCCCCGAATACTGGCTGGGCCTGGAAAACTTCTTCGTCATTTCCCGCTACAACCACAGTGCGCTCTACTCGATGGCGGTCTACCAGTTGGGCCGCGCCATCGCCACCCGGAAGGGCGGCTGA
- the mreC gene encoding rod shape-determining protein MreC — protein sequence MRREGRAIKLAFTKKPAQNFRLLVFAIASLVLLAADRRGAIGALHSGLGAAVYPLQQFVSAPVRFAGWVRENVSGYAEILEENQRLKEERIRLEARLAKFSALEQENIRLRALLGASIKIGEHFLIAELLSVNLVPYEHLVLANKGSNIGVHVGQPVFDSRGVVGQVLRVSPVSAEVMLITDPNHAIPVQVERNGLRTIAVGTGRIDRLILPYLSGSADIREGDRLVTSGMGGVFPAGYPVATVVDISSTGSSLAKVSAEPVAPLDRIREVLLVWTRSDVQSQDKAREGPSPAAAGPAAQHAAR from the coding sequence TTGCGACGAGAGGGGCGCGCCATCAAACTCGCATTCACCAAGAAGCCGGCCCAGAACTTCCGGCTGCTGGTTTTCGCCATTGCCTCCCTGGTCCTGCTCGCGGCCGACCGCCGCGGAGCGATCGGCGCACTCCACAGCGGGCTGGGCGCCGCGGTCTATCCCTTGCAGCAGTTCGTCAGCGCGCCCGTGCGCTTCGCCGGGTGGGTCCGGGAAAACGTGTCCGGCTACGCCGAAATTCTGGAAGAAAACCAGAGGCTCAAGGAGGAACGCATCCGCCTGGAAGCCAGGCTGGCGAAATTCTCCGCGCTGGAGCAGGAAAACATCCGCCTGCGGGCGCTGCTGGGGGCGTCGATCAAGATCGGCGAGCATTTCCTGATCGCCGAGCTGCTGTCCGTGAACCTGGTGCCCTACGAGCACCTGGTGCTGGCCAACAAGGGGTCGAACATCGGCGTCCATGTCGGCCAGCCGGTGTTCGATTCCCGCGGCGTGGTGGGGCAGGTGCTGCGCGTCTCGCCCGTCAGCGCCGAAGTGATGCTGATCACCGATCCGAATCACGCCATCCCCGTCCAGGTCGAGCGCAACGGGCTGCGGACGATCGCGGTCGGTACCGGCCGGATCGACCGGCTGATCCTGCCCTACCTGAGCGGCAGCGCCGACATCCGGGAGGGCGACCGGCTGGTGACGTCCGGCATGGGCGGCGTGTTTCCGGCCGGCTATCCGGTGGCGACGGTGGTGGACATTTCCAGCACCGGCAGCTCGCTGGCCAAGGTCTCCGCGGAGCCGGTAGCCCCGCTGGACCGCATCCGCGAGGTTCTGCTGGTCTGGACCCGCAGCGACGTCCAGAGTCAGGACAAGGCGAGGGAGGGTCCATCCCCCGCGGCGGCCGGCCCGGCGGCTCAGCATGCGGCCCGCTAG
- the lipA gene encoding lipoyl synthase → MKTFDDNQAPSRQTPASHQRGAEKLSRIPIKVEPSAAPLRKPGWIRIRAGAGEEVQRVKRLLRERGLHSVCEEAACPNLAECFGHGTATFMILGDICTRRCPFCDVAHGRPAPPDPAEPEHLAETIALLGLRYVVITSVDRDDLRDGGAGHFAACIRALRSGCPALAIEILTPDFRGRMEVALDLLAADPPDVFNHNIETVPRLYRQARPGADYIQSLALLARFRERVPGVPTKSGLMLGLGETLDEVREVLRDLRSHGCEMLTLGQYLQPSRDHLPVLRYVPPSEFDELAAYARELGFASVASAPLVRSSYHADQQAANARS, encoded by the coding sequence GTGAAAACCTTCGACGACAATCAGGCGCCTTCGCGCCAGACGCCGGCTTCCCATCAGCGGGGGGCGGAAAAGCTCTCGCGCATCCCCATCAAGGTCGAGCCTTCGGCGGCGCCTTTGCGCAAGCCCGGCTGGATCCGGATCCGGGCGGGAGCGGGCGAGGAGGTCCAGCGCGTGAAGCGGTTGTTGCGCGAGCGCGGTCTGCACAGCGTCTGCGAAGAAGCGGCCTGCCCCAATCTGGCGGAATGTTTCGGCCACGGCACCGCCACCTTCATGATCCTCGGCGACATCTGCACCCGCCGCTGCCCGTTCTGCGACGTCGCCCACGGCCGCCCGGCGCCGCCCGACCCGGCCGAGCCCGAACATCTCGCGGAAACCATCGCCCTGCTGGGGCTGCGCTACGTCGTGATCACCTCGGTCGACCGGGACGATCTGCGCGACGGCGGCGCGGGGCATTTCGCCGCCTGCATCCGGGCCTTGCGCTCGGGCTGTCCCGCGCTTGCCATCGAGATTCTGACCCCGGATTTCCGCGGACGGATGGAGGTTGCCCTCGACCTGCTCGCCGCCGACCCGCCCGACGTGTTCAACCACAACATCGAAACCGTCCCCCGCCTGTACCGCCAGGCGCGGCCCGGCGCCGATTACATCCAGTCGCTGGCGCTCCTGGCCCGGTTCCGCGAGCGGGTGCCGGGTGTGCCGACCAAGTCGGGGCTGATGCTCGGCCTGGGCGAGACCCTGGACGAGGTTCGCGAGGTGCTGCGCGATCTCCGCAGCCACGGCTGCGAAATGCTGACCCTGGGACAGTATCTCCAGCCCAGCCGGGATCACCTGCCCGTACTGCGCTACGTTCCCCCGTCCGAATTCGACGAACTCGCTGCTTATGCGCGGGAGCTCGGTTTCGCCAGCGTCGCCAGCGCCCCCCTGGTGCGGTCGTCTTACCATGCCGACCAGCAGGCCGCGAACGCCCGAAGCTGA
- a CDS encoding D-alanyl-D-alanine carboxypeptidase family protein, producing MNVKALLIHARWHVFLFLVLLAGWCLPLRAEPPLIPAPPDLPAKAYLLQDFYSGRVLAERNADERLEPASLTKVMTAYILFRELVNGHVKLEDMVTVSEKAWRTEGSRMFAQVGAQISVENLLKGMIVQSGNDASVALAEHVAGDEAVFAQMMNQNAERLGMTNTHYKNSMGLPDPDHYTTARDLATLTRAMIKEFPQYYPWHAIKEFVFNDIKQVNRNRLLWRDPTVDGVKTGHTQGAGYCLITSAQRDGDRLISVVLAAKSDTDRANANQALLNYGFRFFETKPVHKGGEELAKARIWKGEQTEVPVGLDEDLYATFPRGQFQNLKTAMEVDANAMAPVRKGGKLGSIQVTFNNETVVQRDLVALQEVPEGGIFRRALDHVLLWLKRQG from the coding sequence ATGAACGTGAAAGCCCTCCTGATTCACGCCCGATGGCATGTTTTCCTTTTCCTTGTCCTCCTGGCCGGATGGTGCCTTCCGCTCCGGGCGGAGCCGCCGCTGATTCCCGCGCCGCCCGATCTGCCCGCCAAGGCCTATCTGCTGCAGGATTTCTACAGTGGCCGGGTGCTGGCCGAGCGCAACGCCGACGAGCGCCTGGAGCCCGCCAGCCTGACCAAGGTCATGACGGCCTACATCCTGTTCCGTGAGCTTGTCAATGGGCACGTCAAGCTGGAGGACATGGTGACCGTCAGCGAAAAGGCCTGGCGGACGGAAGGGTCCCGGATGTTCGCCCAGGTCGGTGCCCAGATCTCGGTGGAAAACCTGCTCAAGGGCATGATCGTCCAGTCCGGCAACGACGCCAGCGTCGCCCTGGCCGAGCATGTCGCCGGCGACGAGGCCGTGTTCGCCCAGATGATGAACCAGAATGCGGAACGCCTGGGGATGACCAACACCCATTACAAGAACAGCATGGGACTGCCCGACCCGGACCATTACACCACCGCGCGCGACCTCGCGACGCTGACCCGGGCGATGATCAAGGAGTTTCCGCAGTACTACCCGTGGCACGCCATCAAGGAATTCGTCTTCAACGACATCAAGCAGGTGAACCGCAACCGGCTGCTGTGGCGCGATCCCACGGTGGACGGCGTCAAGACCGGCCACACCCAAGGGGCCGGCTATTGCCTGATCACTTCCGCCCAGCGCGACGGCGACCGGCTGATTTCGGTGGTCCTGGCCGCCAAGAGCGATACCGATCGCGCCAACGCCAATCAGGCTCTGCTCAACTACGGTTTCCGTTTCTTTGAAACCAAACCGGTTCACAAGGGCGGCGAAGAGCTTGCCAAGGCCCGCATCTGGAAAGGCGAGCAGACCGAAGTACCGGTCGGCCTCGACGAGGATCTGTATGCGACCTTTCCGCGCGGACAGTTCCAGAATCTGAAGACGGCGATGGAAGTGGATGCCAATGCCATGGCGCCGGTCAGGAAAGGCGGCAAGCTGGGCAGCATCCAGGTCACCTTCAACAACGAGACGGTCGTCCAGCGGGATCTGGTGGCTTTGCAGGAGGTGCCGGAAGGCGGCATCTTCCGCCGGGCGCTGGACCATGTCCTGCTCTGGCTGAAGCGGCAGGGTTAG
- the rodA gene encoding rod shape-determining protein RodA has translation MRYDSGLPGFNGGETRFERIMKRIHVDIPLFAGLITLSGVALVILYSASAQSFDVLLRQGIRLLLAMSVMLAIAQIHPRHFRFYSPMLYGVGVLLLAAVLVMGEIGKGAQRWLDLGVVRFQPSEILKLAVPMTVAWYLSECPVPPAFRHIAVAGVFIGIPVGLIAKQPDLGTAILVGTAGAVVVFLAGIRWLYLLVLGGAGAGLLPVVWHFLHDYQRDRVLMFLNPEADALGRGYHIIQSKIAIGSGGFYGKGWLQGSQAQLEFLPEKSTDFIFAVVAEEFGLIGCLGLLAIYLFIIGRCLHISIQAQDAYTRLLSGALTLTFFVYVFVNTGMVVGILPVVGVPLPLVSYGGTSMVTLLAGFGILMSIQTHRKLLPG, from the coding sequence ATGAGATACGATTCCGGCTTGCCCGGTTTCAATGGCGGAGAGACCCGCTTCGAACGCATCATGAAGCGGATCCACGTCGACATCCCCCTGTTCGCCGGCCTGATCACCCTGTCCGGCGTGGCCCTCGTGATTCTGTACTCCGCTTCGGCCCAGAGCTTCGACGTGCTGTTGCGGCAGGGAATCCGCCTGCTGCTGGCCATGTCGGTCATGCTCGCGATCGCCCAGATCCATCCGCGCCATTTCCGTTTCTACAGCCCGATGCTGTACGGGGTGGGCGTGCTGCTGCTCGCCGCGGTGCTGGTCATGGGGGAAATCGGCAAGGGCGCCCAGCGCTGGCTCGACCTCGGCGTGGTCAGGTTCCAGCCGTCCGAAATCCTCAAGCTGGCGGTGCCGATGACGGTTGCCTGGTATTTGTCCGAATGCCCGGTTCCTCCTGCATTCCGGCATATCGCCGTGGCCGGCGTGTTCATCGGGATACCCGTGGGGCTGATCGCCAAACAGCCCGATCTGGGGACCGCGATACTGGTCGGCACGGCCGGAGCGGTCGTGGTATTCCTCGCCGGAATCCGCTGGCTCTACCTGCTGGTGCTCGGCGGCGCCGGGGCGGGGCTGCTGCCGGTGGTCTGGCATTTCCTGCACGATTATCAGCGGGACCGGGTGTTGATGTTCCTGAATCCCGAGGCGGATGCCCTCGGCCGCGGCTATCACATCATCCAATCCAAGATCGCCATCGGCTCCGGCGGGTTCTACGGCAAGGGCTGGCTGCAGGGCTCCCAGGCGCAGCTGGAGTTTCTGCCGGAGAAGTCGACCGATTTCATCTTCGCCGTGGTGGCGGAAGAGTTCGGTCTCATCGGCTGCCTGGGGCTGCTGGCGATTTACCTGTTCATCATCGGGCGCTGCCTCCACATTTCGATCCAGGCGCAGGACGCCTACACCCGGTTGCTGAGCGGCGCCCTGACCCTGACGTTTTTCGTGTATGTTTTCGTCAACACCGGCATGGTCGTCGGCATCCTCCCGGTGGTCGGCGTGCCGCTGCCGCTGGTGAGCTACGGAGGGACGTCCATGGTGACCCTCCTCGCCGGCTTCGGTATCCTGATGTCCATCCAGACTCACCGTAAGCTGCTGCCGGGCTGA
- the mreD gene encoding rod shape-determining protein MreD encodes MRPARRTSPRVLIFASLAAAMAMRIIPLPQEWAPWNPDWILLLLVYWAVAAPDRVGVGTAWLTGLLADALTGRLLGQQALAYSLVIYVGVRFHRRFQLYSMVQQVLAVVLLLGLGLLLILWTRHIRGSASTPEGYWFAALSGGLVWPFVCAVLDALRRRSGAA; translated from the coding sequence ATGCGGCCCGCTAGGCGGACGTCCCCCCGCGTCCTGATTTTCGCGAGCCTGGCTGCCGCGATGGCGATGCGGATCATCCCCTTGCCCCAGGAGTGGGCGCCGTGGAATCCGGACTGGATTCTGCTGCTGCTGGTCTACTGGGCCGTGGCGGCTCCCGACCGCGTCGGCGTCGGAACGGCCTGGCTGACCGGCCTCCTGGCGGATGCGCTGACGGGCCGGCTGCTGGGCCAGCAGGCGCTGGCGTACAGTCTGGTCATCTATGTCGGCGTGCGATTTCACCGGCGTTTTCAGCTCTATTCGATGGTACAGCAGGTTTTGGCCGTCGTGCTGCTGCTCGGGCTGGGGCTCCTGCTCATCCTGTGGACCCGACATATCCGGGGCTCGGCCAGCACGCCGGAAGGCTACTGGTTCGCGGCGCTTTCCGGCGGCCTGGTCTGGCCCTTCGTCTGCGCCGTGCTCGACGCGCTGCGGCGCCGTTCCGGCGCGGCCTAG
- the lipB gene encoding lipoyl(octanoyl) transferase LipB codes for MAFRIRMLGRADYEPVWRAMQAFTGQRADDTGDELWLVEHPPVYTLGMNGDPAHILDARDVPVLRTDRGGQVTYHGPGQLVLYTLVDLQRRKLGVRRMVGALEQAVIALLRQYGLKAQARSDAPGVYVDGAKIASLGLRVRRGCCYHGVALNVRPELEAFGRINPCGHAGLAVTRLADLGVDAQVFEPAAALVRELMVELGDEEILALSGAEGTA; via the coding sequence ATGGCCTTCCGTATCCGCATGCTGGGGCGCGCCGATTACGAACCGGTCTGGCGTGCCATGCAGGCGTTCACCGGGCAGCGCGCCGATGACACCGGCGACGAACTGTGGCTGGTGGAGCACCCGCCCGTCTACACACTCGGCATGAACGGCGATCCCGCCCACATCCTCGATGCGAGGGACGTGCCGGTGCTCCGGACCGACCGCGGCGGCCAGGTGACCTACCACGGCCCCGGCCAGCTCGTGCTTTACACGCTGGTGGACCTGCAACGGCGCAAGCTCGGCGTGCGGCGGATGGTCGGCGCGCTGGAACAAGCCGTCATCGCCCTGTTGCGCCAGTATGGCCTCAAGGCCCAGGCGCGCAGCGATGCGCCGGGGGTGTATGTGGACGGAGCCAAGATCGCCTCGCTCGGCCTGCGGGTCCGGCGCGGCTGCTGTTATCACGGGGTCGCGCTGAACGTCCGTCCCGAACTGGAGGCCTTCGGCCGGATCAATCCCTGCGGCCATGCCGGCTTGGCGGTCACACGGCTGGCCGATCTCGGGGTCGATGCGCAGGTGTTCGAGCCGGCGGCGGCGCTGGTGCGCGAATTGATGGTCGAGCTCGGCGACGAGGAAATCCTTGCCCTGAGCGGAGCCGAAGGGACGGCGTGA